ACAGAACTCACAACCGTAAATTTTTTACCACCAGAACTAAAAGCCCCGGTTGTAATATTCTTTTTAGTTAAGTTTTCTTTACGTTAACATATTGTAGATTAGTTTTGTTCAGCTGACGTTACTACTATATCAAAATTGGACTCCATGGTCTTTAAACTATACCATAATAATGTTTCCATGGTCAATACTCTATTAAGTAGAATGTGGTTCTATTCCAATGGACATGGTTTCAGTTTTGTAAATGCATTTCTGTAATAAAAGAAGAGTGACGCCATTGTCTATGtgtattaaaagaaaagaaaaatgattttaaaataaactaggtGAAGccaaaatttgaatatttaatggTTACCACTAGTAGATAAGAACTTTGCTTCAAAGCAGCAaagcaaagttttttttttcgcgCCCGCCAATATCAAAACCTCTCTCTCCGCGGTCCGATGTGATAAAACACCGCCGCACCAAAACTCACCGACATGTCTCCGGCGACTAGGAATAtagtcttcttctccttcctcgtCTTCTCTCTGTTCTCCATCGTTTCCTCCGACGAGCTCCAAATCCTACTCAACATCAAATCCTCCCTCCTAACCTCAAACCCGGGCGTTTTAGATTCATGGAAGCTGAACTCCAATCACTGCGGCTTCACCGGAGTAACCTGCGACTCCACAAACTCCGTTACAGAGATCGACCTCTCTCGTCAAGGCTTATCCGGAACCTTCCCGTTCCATTCCCTCTGCGATCTCAAGAGTCTTCGAAAACTCTCTCTCGGATTCAACTCGCTCTCGGGAACCATCCCAACCGATATGAACAACTGCACGAATCTCACCTACTTAGATCTCGGCAACAACCTCTTCTCGGGATCCTTCCCTGACTTCTCCTCTCTAAGTCAGTTACAGTATCTGTACCTAAACAACAGCGCGTTCTCGGGAGTTTTCCCGTGGAAATCGTTACGAAACGCAACGAAGCTCGTCGTTTTGAGCCTCGGTGATAATCCGTTTAATACGACGCCGTTTCCGGAAGAGGTTGTTACGCTGAGGAGTCTCTCGTGGCTCTACTTGTCAAACTGCAGCATCACGGGGAACATCCCTCCATCGATCGGGGACTTGACGGAGCTTCGGAATCTGGAGATCTCCGATAGCGGCCTCACCGGAGAGATTCCGCCGGAGATAGTGAAACTCACCAAACTCCGGCAGATCGAGGTTTACAACAATAGCTTGACCGGGAAGCTTCCTCCCGGATTCGGAAGCTTGACGAATCTGACGCTCTTGGATGCTTCCACGAACTATCTAGAAGGCGATTTATCGGAGTTAAGAACTCTGATCAACCTCGTTTCTCTACAGCTCTTCGAAAACAGATTCTCCGGGGAGATTCCGGTTGAGCTCGGCGAATTTAAAGATCTGGTCAATCTTTCTCTGTACAAGAACAACTTAACCGGCTCTCTCCCTCCGAAACTCGGTTCTCTATCTGATTTTGATTTCATCGATGCGTCGGAGAATCATCTAACCGGACCGATCCCTCCTGACATGTGCAAGAGAGGGACGATGAAAGCTCTTCTCCTCCTTCAAAACAATCTCACAGGCTCCATACCTAAATCCTACGGGAACTGTTCGACTCTTGAGAGTTTCAGAGTTAACCATAACTCCCTCGAGGGAGCAGTTCCCGCAGGACTTTGGGGCTTACCGAAGGTTGAGATCATCGACTTAGCCAACAACAACTTCGAAGGTTCAATCACCGCCGATATAAAGAACGCGAAAACGCTCGGAGCGTTGTATCTTGGGTTCAACAAGTTCTCTGATGAGCTGCCTGAGGAGATTGGTCAGACTGAAGCTCTGACTAAAATCGAGCTTAACGATAATCGGTTTTCCGGGAGGATTCCGAGCTCCATCGGGAAGCTCAAGGGGCTTAGCAGTTTGAAGATGCAGAGCAATGGCTTCTCCGGTATGTTACCGGACTCTATAGGGTCGTGTTCAATGCTCAGCGAGCTGGACATGGCTCAAAATGAGTTATCAGGAGAGATCCCGCACACGCTGGGATCACTCCCGACGCTCAACGCTTTGAATCTTTCGGACAACAAGCTCTCTGGGAAAATTCCAGAGAGCTTGTCGTCTCTGAAGCTTAGCCTTCTTGATCTTTCGAACAACGGATTATCAGGTCGTGTCCCTCTGAGTTTGTCGTCGTATATTGGTAGCTTCGACGGCAATCCTGGACTCTGCAGCACAACGATCAAGTCCTTTAACCGGTGCACGAGTTCTTCGGGATCGCATCGAGACACTCGCGTATTCGTGCTGTGTATAGTTTTCGGTTTACTGATCTTGATTGCGTCTCTAGTGCTTTTCTTGTACTTCAAGAAAACCGAGAAGAAGGATAAACAAACCCTGAGACGTGAATCTTGGAGCATAAAGTCATTCCGAAGGATGAGTTTCACTGAAGATGATATCGTCGGTTCGATCAAAGAAGAGAACTTGATCGGTAGAGGAGGTTCCGGCGATGTGTACAGAGTTGTACTCGGTGATGGTAAAGAGCTAGCTGTCAAATACATTCGCCGTAGTAGTACAGACACGTTTACTCAGAAGAACTTCAGCAGCACGATGCCGATCCTCAAGGAAAACGAAAGAAGATCGAAGGAGTTTGAAAGAGAGGTGCAAACACTAAGCTCGATACGGCACTTAAACGTGGTGAAACTCTATTGTAGCATCACTAGCGATGACTCGAGCTTGCTGGTGTATGAGTACTTGCCTAAGGGGAGCTTATGGGACATCCTTCACTCGTGTGAGAAGTCGAATCTCGGTTGGGAAACTAGGTATGATATTGCTCTTGGTGCAGCGAAAGGACTCGAGTACTTGCATCATGGATACGAGAGACCGGTGATTCACCGTGATGTTAAGTCAAGTAACATATTACTAGATGAGTCCTTCAAGCCTAGGATTGCTGATTTTGGTCTTGCCAAGATTCTTCAAGACAAAAATGGTGGTCTAGATTCGACTCATGTAGTTGCGGGAACATATGGTTACATGGCTCCAGGTAAAGAGATTTATTAACTTCTTGTTTATCAGTTTGTTATGGTCTTATTACATTACATTTTTTAGCATCAAATCCCTTCTTGTTGCAGAGTATGGATACTCGTCGAAAGTGAATGAGAAATGCGATGTGTATAGCTTTGGAGTTGTGTTAATTGAACTAGTCACGGGGAGAAAACCGATAGAGGCGGAGTTTGGAGAGAGCAAAGACATACTGAATTGGGTTAGTAACAATCTGAATAGCAAAGAGAGTGTTATGGAAATTGTGGACAAGAACATAGGAGAAATGTATAGAGAAGATGCAGTCAAGATGCTGAGGGTTGCAATCCTCTGCACGGCAAGACAACCTGGACGAAGGCCGACGATGAGGAGTGTGGTGCAGATGATTGAGGACGCGGAACCGTGTagattgatgggcattgtgATTAGCAAAGAGGTAATGTGAGGATCAAAGAAATAAGTTGATGAAGGACCAAGTCTCACTCACTCTTTTGGGTCACTATGAAACTTAGAAGGTTTAGATGGAGAATGTGATTCTAGTCCTGGTTATGAAAATCTTAGGTAACGTTATGATCTCGGATGTAAACTATTTCTTGTAATGATAGAGATTTTTGTATGATGTTTTGGACTTAGTTAATGAAGGTCAACAAACAACTACAATTACTTGGCAAAGAGAAATGCATATTCAAACTGATAAAAGTAACGACTGCCAGACACTATGACTTCTCAAAACGAAACCAAATCCAAATTGAGTTACTTGTCGTGATGATGAAATTGTAAATTATTATCGTATAGAATAATCAAAGAATAAATTTCTTAAAGTCTCAGTACTTATAGCTGCCGAATttgaccaacaaaaaaaaaaaggaatgaacGAATAAATCTATCCCCTTCACTATAAGACAATAATGCATTTGAATTTTCTTATTAGATGGAAGATATAACGTATTCTAAAAACAAGTGTTCACACATGCATTTACATAGAACAACCTTGATGCAGACAAACATGATAATTGCATTAGCTACAATATTTTGATACGTAACTAATTCATCATACCAAACACACAGCCACAAAACTAATCTTACTTAAGGCGTCACAACTCACAACAATCATTAACAATAACGATAAAGAGAGATTCTAGAAGCTAGACAGTATTACAGAGACCAGAGTTCTGGTAACATACAAATAATAGCTTCTGCTGCAAAGTACATCCGATTACCTTAGTGTACACAAAGCTAACCAAAGAAAGAATTGCCCTACAAATATACACAGTTTTTGAATCTTTCTCTATCTCAATTCTCAAAAATGTAATTCTCCAGTAACCATGATTTTGTCAACGGAAAAGATTTTGGAATGACCACATTATGAATCTTGCAAAGATATCAGACTCAAGGAACTCAATGTGAGCAGCTCGACCAATGAACGAGTTACGACCATACAAGGTCGTGTCAAAATTGACGTCGCAGCGCATGAACATTCTCTGGTGGTGAGGACCTTCTGGGGATTATGGCCCACGTATTTGGTCCATACAGTTATCAAGCATCTCCAGGAAAGCCACACCTCTTTTTGAGTTGTCAAGAGAAGCTGGTTGGCACGACTCAATCCTAGTCGAGTGCAGTGCCGTGCGAAGGTTTTCGGAGGTCCGAGGCGa
The window above is part of the Brassica napus cultivar Da-Ae chromosome C8, Da-Ae, whole genome shotgun sequence genome. Proteins encoded here:
- the LOC106453123 gene encoding receptor-like protein kinase 7, whose translation is MSPATRNIVFFSFLVFSLFSIVSSDELQILLNIKSSLLTSNPGVLDSWKLNSNHCGFTGVTCDSTNSVTEIDLSRQGLSGTFPFHSLCDLKSLRKLSLGFNSLSGTIPTDMNNCTNLTYLDLGNNLFSGSFPDFSSLSQLQYLYLNNSAFSGVFPWKSLRNATKLVVLSLGDNPFNTTPFPEEVVTLRSLSWLYLSNCSITGNIPPSIGDLTELRNLEISDSGLTGEIPPEIVKLTKLRQIEVYNNSLTGKLPPGFGSLTNLTLLDASTNYLEGDLSELRTLINLVSLQLFENRFSGEIPVELGEFKDLVNLSLYKNNLTGSLPPKLGSLSDFDFIDASENHLTGPIPPDMCKRGTMKALLLLQNNLTGSIPKSYGNCSTLESFRVNHNSLEGAVPAGLWGLPKVEIIDLANNNFEGSITADIKNAKTLGALYLGFNKFSDELPEEIGQTEALTKIELNDNRFSGRIPSSIGKLKGLSSLKMQSNGFSGMLPDSIGSCSMLSELDMAQNELSGEIPHTLGSLPTLNALNLSDNKLSGKIPESLSSLKLSLLDLSNNGLSGRVPLSLSSYIGSFDGNPGLCSTTIKSFNRCTSSSGSHRDTRVFVLCIVFGLLILIASLVLFLYFKKTEKKDKQTLRRESWSIKSFRRMSFTEDDIVGSIKEENLIGRGGSGDVYRVVLGDGKELAVKYIRRSSTDTFTQKNFSSTMPILKENERRSKEFEREVQTLSSIRHLNVVKLYCSITSDDSSLLVYEYLPKGSLWDILHSCEKSNLGWETRYDIALGAAKGLEYLHHGYERPVIHRDVKSSNILLDESFKPRIADFGLAKILQDKNGGLDSTHVVAGTYGYMAPEYGYSSKVNEKCDVYSFGVVLIELVTGRKPIEAEFGESKDILNWVSNNLNSKESVMEIVDKNIGEMYREDAVKMLRVAILCTARQPGRRPTMRSVVQMIEDAEPCRLMGIVISKEVM